A part of Desulfovibrio sp. JC010 genomic DNA contains:
- the asnB gene encoding asparagine synthase (glutamine-hydrolyzing): MCGIAGLIHTERGNIPVLERWLQVVQELQFHRGPDAGGVWRHPDGYLGLAHRRLSIIDLSDDAGQPMRGHGGTTITFNGEIYNYIELRHELSGHWDFTTASDTEVILAAYDRWGRECVTHLRGMFAFAIWDEKKQRLFCARDRFGVKPFYYARVGPLFQFASEIKALLPLLPEIDTDLDALSEYLTFQYTIGEGTLFKDISQLLPGHTLTLTGGQARVERYWDIRFEADTDHSVRYFEQRLEELMHDSVAMHLRSDVEVGSYLSGGIDSSLMAILGARYNGMSKAFHGKFTCAKGYDESSYALAASRAAGLDLHQVDITADDFLRDIEKVIYHLDHPVAGPGSFPQYAVSSLAAEHVKVVLGGQGGDEIFGGYARYVLAYFEQCIKAAIDGTYKDGNFVVTAESIIPNLTILKQYKPMIKSHWKEGLFDPMHSRYLRLIDRAVDVTREIRWENLDRERTVESFNAIFNNADNVKNNAYFDKMTHYDFKCLLPALLHVEDRMSMAHGLESRVPFLDHPLIEFVATVPANVKFFEGHTKHLLRSTFADTLPDTIVNREDKMGFPVPLKEWYRGELREYVSDLFLTNNARGRSYVNSGAVQEAVGTSAPFSRKVWGLLCLEIWHTLFHDRAAEYRAMLNP; this comes from the coding sequence ATGTGCGGCATAGCGGGTTTGATACATACAGAGCGGGGGAATATCCCCGTGCTCGAACGCTGGCTTCAGGTTGTGCAGGAACTGCAATTTCACCGGGGGCCGGATGCCGGAGGTGTGTGGAGACACCCTGACGGATATTTGGGATTGGCCCACCGGCGGCTCAGCATTATCGACCTGAGCGATGATGCCGGGCAGCCCATGAGGGGGCATGGCGGCACGACAATTACATTCAACGGTGAAATATATAATTATATTGAATTGCGCCATGAGCTTTCCGGCCACTGGGATTTTACCACGGCCAGTGATACAGAGGTCATCCTTGCGGCCTATGATCGCTGGGGGCGAGAATGTGTGACCCATCTTCGGGGCATGTTCGCTTTTGCCATATGGGATGAAAAAAAACAGCGTCTTTTCTGTGCGCGGGACCGTTTCGGTGTCAAACCGTTCTACTATGCCCGGGTGGGGCCGCTTTTTCAGTTTGCCTCGGAAATCAAGGCACTGTTGCCGCTGCTTCCGGAGATCGACACGGATCTTGATGCGCTCAGCGAATACCTGACCTTTCAGTATACCATTGGGGAGGGCACTCTTTTTAAGGATATAAGCCAGCTCCTGCCGGGGCATACCCTGACTCTGACTGGCGGACAGGCGCGTGTTGAGCGGTACTGGGACATCCGGTTTGAAGCGGATACAGACCATTCAGTCAGATATTTTGAACAGCGTCTCGAAGAGCTGATGCACGATTCCGTTGCCATGCACCTGCGCAGCGATGTGGAGGTGGGGTCCTACTTAAGCGGCGGCATCGATTCCAGCCTGATGGCCATCCTCGGGGCAAGATATAATGGAATGTCCAAAGCTTTTCACGGCAAGTTCACCTGTGCGAAGGGGTACGATGAAAGCAGTTACGCCCTTGCGGCCTCCCGGGCGGCGGGGCTGGATTTGCATCAGGTGGACATTACCGCTGATGATTTTTTGCGCGATATTGAAAAGGTCATCTATCATCTGGATCATCCCGTGGCCGGGCCGGGATCTTTTCCGCAATATGCTGTATCCTCTCTGGCGGCAGAACATGTGAAAGTGGTGCTCGGAGGGCAGGGCGGCGATGAGATTTTCGGCGGCTACGCCCGCTATGTTCTGGCCTATTTCGAACAGTGTATCAAAGCAGCTATTGACGGCACTTATAAGGACGGTAATTTTGTCGTTACTGCGGAATCCATCATTCCCAATCTCACAATTCTCAAACAATACAAGCCCATGATTAAATCCCATTGGAAGGAAGGCTTGTTTGACCCCATGCACAGTCGCTACCTCCGTCTTATCGACCGCGCCGTGGATGTCACCCGGGAGATTCGCTGGGAGAATCTCGACCGTGAACGGACCGTGGAATCTTTTAACGCGATCTTCAACAATGCCGATAATGTGAAGAACAACGCCTACTTCGACAAAATGACGCACTATGATTTCAAGTGTTTGCTACCGGCCCTGCTGCATGTGGAGGACCGTATGAGCATGGCTCACGGGCTGGAGTCGCGGGTGCCGTTTCTGGATCATCCGCTCATTGAATTTGTTGCCACGGTTCCGGCCAATGTCAAATTCTTCGAAGGCCATACCAAGCACCTGCTGCGCAGCACCTTTGCGGATACCCTGCCGGATACCATAGTCAACCGGGAGGACAAAATGGGCTTCCCGGTTCCCCTCAAGGAATGGTATCGGGGCGAGCTTCGGGAATACGTGAGCGATTTGTTTCTTACAAACAATGCGCGTGGACGTTCCTATGTGAATTCCGGGGCCGTGCAGGAAGCCGTGGGGACTTCGGCCCCGTTCAGCCGCAAGGTCTGGGGACTGCTTTGTCTGGAGATCTGGCATACCCTGTTCCATGACCGGGCCGCAGAATACCGGGCCATGCTTAATCCGTAG
- a CDS encoding site-specific integrase, whose product MAAVKRHKTAYKGVFYIDSKNQVTGVKEKIYYIRYYKDGKSIEEKAGRQHQDQMTPAKANRLRVLRIEGKIDSNNERRKKVRAERNRMTVGRIWEAFYDAKQENKSIRDDRNRWQNYLLKDFGKRIPEEVVTTDIDRLRRKLQNKGLTPGTVKQGLVLLKRILNFGARRGMCQPINPGKLYFEMPRLNNIKTEDLTPAQLAALLDSIENDRNQKASSIMLMALYTGMRKSEIFNLEWNHVDFERGFILLKDPKGGQDQRIPINKSARSILEKQPHTDCEFVFPGRYGGPTKDLRVPFRRICDNAGLPKDFRPMHGLRHVFASTLASSGQVDMYTLQKLLTHKTPSMVQRYAHLRDDAMIRASEIANISYEDMKKRAPRKSN is encoded by the coding sequence ATGGCCGCAGTTAAAAGGCACAAAACCGCATATAAAGGCGTGTTCTACATTGACAGTAAAAATCAGGTCACCGGGGTAAAGGAAAAGATCTACTACATCCGCTACTATAAAGATGGAAAGTCCATTGAAGAAAAAGCCGGACGCCAGCATCAGGATCAGATGACACCCGCCAAGGCAAACCGCTTGCGGGTGCTGCGCATTGAAGGAAAAATTGACTCCAACAACGAGCGTAGGAAGAAAGTCCGGGCTGAGCGCAACAGAATGACCGTAGGCCGGATCTGGGAAGCTTTTTATGACGCCAAGCAGGAAAACAAAAGCATCAGGGATGACCGCAACCGCTGGCAGAACTACCTGCTCAAGGATTTCGGGAAAAGGATTCCTGAAGAAGTCGTCACCACCGACATCGACCGCCTGCGCCGCAAATTACAGAATAAAGGACTTACTCCCGGCACAGTCAAGCAGGGGCTTGTCCTGCTCAAGCGTATTCTGAATTTCGGAGCAAGGCGCGGGATGTGCCAGCCCATCAATCCCGGCAAGCTCTATTTTGAAATGCCGCGCCTGAACAACATAAAGACTGAAGACCTCACTCCCGCGCAGCTCGCCGCGCTTTTGGACTCCATTGAAAATGACCGCAACCAGAAAGCATCCTCCATAATGCTTATGGCCCTTTATACGGGGATGAGAAAATCCGAAATTTTCAATCTGGAATGGAACCATGTTGATTTCGAGCGCGGCTTCATCCTGCTCAAAGACCCAAAGGGCGGGCAGGATCAGCGCATACCGATCAATAAGTCTGCGCGTTCCATTCTGGAAAAACAACCACACACAGATTGTGAGTTTGTCTTTCCCGGCAGATACGGTGGTCCCACAAAAGACCTGCGTGTTCCATTCCGCAGAATCTGCGATAACGCCGGGTTGCCCAAAGACTTCCGGCCCATGCACGGGCTGCGGCATGTCTTTGCTTCCACCCTTGCCAGCTCCGGGCAGGTGGATATGTACACCCTGCAAAAGCTGCTCACCCACAAGACACCATCAATGGTTCAGCGGTATGCCCACTTGCGGGATGACGCCATGATCCGGGCCAGCGAGATTGCTAACATTTCTTATGAAGATATGAAGAAGCGTGCTCCAAGGAAATCAAATTAA
- a CDS encoding helix-turn-helix domain-containing protein: MKKKLPIKLRSSLKALGESLKNARIRRRLKMVTVADRAGVSRETLAKIQRGDPGVSMGNYAAVIFALGLGTDWMNLADITEDKVGQALEEERLPSRVHEISS, from the coding sequence ATGAAAAAGAAGTTACCTATAAAATTGCGCAGCAGCCTTAAGGCCCTCGGTGAATCCTTAAAAAACGCAAGGATTCGCCGCCGCCTGAAGATGGTCACAGTTGCCGACCGCGCCGGGGTCAGCAGGGAGACTCTTGCCAAAATTCAGCGTGGTGATCCCGGTGTCAGCATGGGCAACTATGCTGCCGTAATCTTCGCCCTCGGCCTCGGTACGGATTGGATGAATCTGGCTGATATAACCGAGGACAAGGTCGGGCAGGCTCTTGAAGAGGAACGGTTGCCCAGCCGAGTGCACGAGATATCGAGTTAG
- a CDS encoding type II toxin-antitoxin system HipA family toxin — protein sequence MPKEIFVHIDLQGETHFVGRLWIHSGQRGESASFEYSRQWRQSPISFSLEPTLNLGEGSFHTPAGKSLFGSIGDSAPDRWGRVLMKRLEARNAKAEKRTRRMLHDSDFLLMVNDLARQGALRFAEQEGGPFLATDEEAAIPPMVELGRLMAASSRILENKELDQDIQDLVAPGASLGGARPKASIIDTDGKLLIAKFPSPTDEWDVELWEYLAFQMAKKAGIPTPEVMLKKVGGQNVLLLHRFDRTAGKRIPFLSAMSMLGYSDGEQGSYLEIGEALSEYGASTTEDLKDLWRRIVFNIMISNVDDHLRNHGFLYAGSAGWRLSPLYDLEPTPEHEKPRILHTFIDLDDGTASLDLAYSVIEEFGLSLKEAKAIAKKVAQATQSWANDAARLGASKAEIEMMQSAFEHEDLRSGLRG from the coding sequence ATGCCAAAAGAAATATTTGTACATATAGACCTTCAGGGCGAAACACATTTCGTGGGGCGGCTGTGGATTCATTCCGGTCAACGCGGCGAAAGCGCATCTTTTGAATATTCCCGCCAATGGCGTCAATCACCCATAAGCTTTTCCCTTGAACCGACTTTGAATCTCGGCGAAGGCTCTTTCCATACCCCAGCAGGCAAATCGCTTTTCGGCTCTATCGGAGATTCAGCTCCGGACCGCTGGGGCCGTGTGCTCATGAAACGGCTGGAGGCCAGAAACGCCAAGGCTGAAAAACGCACCCGCCGCATGTTGCATGATTCCGACTTCCTGCTCATGGTTAACGATCTGGCCCGGCAGGGAGCATTGCGCTTTGCCGAACAGGAAGGCGGCCCTTTTCTGGCAACGGACGAGGAAGCCGCAATCCCGCCCATGGTTGAGTTGGGGCGGCTCATGGCAGCATCCAGCCGCATCTTGGAAAACAAGGAACTGGATCAGGACATTCAGGATCTGGTTGCCCCCGGTGCGTCACTCGGTGGAGCACGCCCCAAGGCATCCATTATAGATACGGACGGCAAGCTGCTGATTGCCAAGTTCCCCAGTCCCACCGATGAATGGGATGTGGAATTATGGGAATATCTCGCCTTCCAGATGGCAAAAAAGGCCGGGATACCAACGCCGGAAGTTATGCTCAAAAAAGTCGGAGGACAGAACGTGCTCCTGCTCCACCGCTTTGACCGCACCGCAGGCAAGCGCATCCCGTTTCTATCGGCAATGAGCATGCTCGGCTATTCTGACGGCGAACAAGGAAGCTATCTGGAAATCGGCGAAGCACTGAGCGAATACGGAGCCAGCACCACCGAAGACCTCAAAGACCTCTGGCGGCGGATTGTCTTCAACATCATGATTTCAAATGTGGACGACCACCTGCGCAACCACGGCTTCCTCTATGCCGGATCAGCAGGCTGGCGGCTCTCCCCGCTCTACGATCTGGAACCGACCCCGGAACATGAAAAACCGCGCATCCTGCACACCTTCATCGACCTTGATGACGGCACAGCTTCCCTTGATCTCGCCTATTCAGTTATCGAAGAATTCGGCCTCTCACTTAAAGAAGCAAAAGCCATTGCCAAGAAGGTTGCCCAAGCCACCCAAAGCTGGGCCAACGATGCCGCACGACTGGGGGCCAGCAAGGCTGAGATTGAAATGATGCAGTCTGCTTTTGAGCATGAGGATTTGCGGAGTGGGTTGAGGGGGTAG
- a CDS encoding HD domain-containing protein: MRRHCIEVAAVIKVMLRADPALRARVSKLSPLDPDFTEELLVYLACIHDLGKFSLFFSTRSLSLQL, translated from the coding sequence CTGCGCCGTCATTGCATCGAAGTTGCTGCGGTGATTAAGGTTATGCTGCGTGCTGATCCTGCTTTGCGGGCCAGGGTTTCTAAGTTGTCGCCGCTTGATCCTGATTTTACTGAAGAACTGCTGGTTTATCTGGCCTGTATTCATGATCTGGGGAAATTTTCCCTTTTTTTCAGCACCAGAAGCCTGAGCTTGCAGCTCTGA